A region from the Aphis gossypii isolate Hap1 chromosome 1, ASM2018417v2, whole genome shotgun sequence genome encodes:
- the LOC114122880 gene encoding 28S ribosomal protein S33, mitochondrial, which produces MRFYKYCDLVNANTNYANRMKMLSNRIFGDVVRPTNEKSMRVVKMFSEEPLYKKENVINYYPRHIETGLLMKKLREYGLYRDEHQDFIEEMRRLKALRGKVFVKGEKKRKAKSII; this is translated from the exons ATGCGGTTTTACAAGTATTGCGATCTTGTCAATGCTAATACTAACTATGCAAATCGGATGAAGATGCTTAGCAATCGTATTTTTGGTGATGTTGTGCGGCCAACTAATGAAAAATCTATGAGG gtagtgAAGATGTTTAGTGAAGAACcattatacaaaaaagaaaatgttataaactattatccTCGACACATAGAAACTggattattaatgaaaaaacttCGAGAATACGGTTTGTATAGAGATGAACATCAAGACTTTATCGAAGAAATGAGAAGACTTAAAGCACTTAGAGGAAAAGTATTTGTTAAAGGAGAGAAAAAAAGGAAAGCTaagagtattatataa
- the LOC114122898 gene encoding beta-alanine transporter, with product MDFDKMLIDFGEYGLYQKQLIWLVVLPCVLPCGFHAYNQLFMASTPEHWCKDEYYINSTSKINQCLDSMNNTCKFWDYDHSRYLSTIVTEWDLVCSKQFYPTFALTIFGLSGLFGMLLFGFIQDGLGRRPAFFIYLFIECIFGIATAFAKDFWMWLIFRIGVGFTVPAILATPNVLPIEFVGPAHRTTCILLTNIAHSVGMVILSLVLYAFRDWRQLALATSLPFTVYFLYWWSFPESPRWLLACGKFEKAKTILLKMAKVNGKDISLDYMDQLKIKYEEEFKNQKSKTIKKYNIFHLFKTPNLRFKTIAITFIWFVNTTVYVGLSYYAPALSSDEHLNFFLAGAVELPTYIVLWPAMEKFGRKSLLHISMLIGGCACLIATFPILDDQWTLIMFCIGKMGISSSYVILSLFAPELYPTVVRGLGISVSSVAGMIGPVGLPVINYVGMGSQLSLIVMGVLQIIGAFVTLLLPETKNCHLPQTLDDGEEYK from the exons atggattttgataaaatgttaatagattTTGGTGAATATGGCTTAtaccaaaaacaattaatctGGTTAGTCGTTTTACCATGTGTTTTGCCATGTGGATTTCATGCTTATAATCAACTATTTATGGCTTCCACTCCTGAACATTGGTGTAAAGATGaata TTATATCAATTCTAcatctaaaattaatcaatgttTGGATTCAATGAATAACACATGCAAATTCTGGGATTATGATCACAGTCGATATCTATCTACAATTGTGACtgaa tgggATTTGGTatgttcaaaacaattttatccaACTTTTGCTTTAACTATATTTGGTCTTAGTGGTTTATTTGGTATGTTACTATTTGGATTTATTCAAGATGg acTAGGAAGACGACCAGCGTTTttcatttatctatttattgaaTGTATATTTGGTATAGCTACTGCATTTGCCAAGGATTTTTGGATGTGGCTTATCTTCAGAATCGGAGTAGGATTTACAGTACCAGCAATTTTAGCAACTCCTAATGTGCTCC ctaTAGAATTTGTTGGCCCAGCTCATCGAACTACATGTATTCTACTTACTAATATAGCTCATTCTGTCGGGAtggttattttatcattagtcTTGTATGCTTTTCGTGATTGGCGTCAACTTGCTTTAGCAACATCTTTACCATTTactgtttattttctttactggtg gaGTTTCCCTGAATCTCCAAGATGGCTTTTGGCATGTGGAAAGTTTGAAAAagccaaaacaattttattaaaaatggcgAAAGTAAATGGAAAAGATATTTCTTTGGATTATATGGACCAATTGAag atTAAGTATGaagaagaatttaaaaatcaaaaaagtaaaactatcaaaaagtataacatttttcacttaTTCAAGACACCGAATTTACGTTTCAAAACAATAGCAATAACTTTtatatg GTTTGTTAACACTACTGTTTATGTTGGACTTTCTTATTATGCACCAGCTCTAAGTTCTGATgaacatttaaacttttttttggcTGGAGCTGTTGAATTACCtacatacatagtattatgGCCAGCAATGGAAAAATTTGGCAGAAAAAGTTTACTGCATATCAGTATGTTGATTGGAGGGTGTGCTTGTTTAATTGCTACTTTTCCCATTCTAG atgatcAATGGACTTTGATAATGTTTTGTATCGGAAAAATGGGAATTTCGTCGTCTTATGTTATTCTTTCTTTATTTGCTCCAGAATTATATCCAACTGTAGTTAGAGGTTTAGGCATAAGCGTTAGTTCAGTAGCTGGTATGATCGGACCTGTGGGCCTTCCTGTCATTAATTAtgtg GGAATGGGATCTCAATTATCACTAATTGTAATGGGCGTCTTGCAAATAATTGGTGCTTTTGTAACACTTCTTTTGCCAGAAACGAAAAATTGTCATTTGCCACAGACATTAGATGATGGAGAAGAGTACAAGTGA